The following are encoded in a window of Scophthalmus maximus strain ysfricsl-2021 chromosome 6, ASM2237912v1, whole genome shotgun sequence genomic DNA:
- the cers5 gene encoding ceramide synthase 5 isoform X2, which produces MAGPCARSLHLQPGVGRRAQPNAVLEKVYTSITKSPDSRHLHGLSKQLDWEVRKVERWFRHRRNQDKPSTHTKFCESMWRFTFYSGIFTYGFWFLWQSPWMWDTRHCWYGYPYQVMTPGLYHYYVIELAFYWSLMFSQFTDIRRKDFLIMFIHHLATVGLISFSYVNNMARVGSLVMCVHDASDFLLEAAKLANYAKYQRLCDFLFIVFSVAFFITRLVVYPIWVLNSTMFESWAIVGPFPSWWLFNFLLLVLQLLHVIWSYLISRIALKAVLRGKVCNDVRSDIESSSEEEASSPAAGHKTSAHSPKGQNGTNGHCAAAAKAQAQNHCSW; this is translated from the exons ATGGCCGGTCCCTGCGCCCGGAGTCTCCACCTTCAGCCAGGTGTTGGAAGAAGAGCTCAGCCCAATGCAGTGCTGGAGAAAGTTTATACATCCATCACGAAG AGTCCGGACTCCCGACATCTGCACGGCCTGTCCAAGCAGCTGGACTGGGAGGTGCGAAAGGTCGAGCGTTGGTTCAGGCACCGCAGGAACCAAGACAAACCCAGCACGCACACCAAGTTCTGTGAGAGCAT gtggaggtttacattttattcGGGCATTTTTACCTACGGCTTCTGGTTTCTGTGGCAG tccCCTTGGATGTGGGATACACGGCATTGCTGGTACGGTTACCCCTACCAG gtcaTGACCCCGGGTCTTTACCACTACTATGTGATAGAACTGGCCTTCTACTGGTCGCTCATGTTCTCCCAGTTCACCGACATAaggaggaag gacTTCCTGATCATGTTCATCCATCACCTGGCTACGGTCGGCCTGATCAGCTTTTCCTACGTCAACAACATGGCGCGAGTAGGGAGCCTGGTGATGTGTGTCCACGACGCCTCTGATTTCCTGCTGGAG gCAGCCAAGCTGGCGAACTACGCCAAGTACCAGCGTCTGTGTGACTTCCTCTTCATTGTGTTCAGCGTGGCTTTCTTCATCACACGACTTGTTGTTTATCCAATATG GGTCCTGAACTCCACTATGTTCGAGAGCTGGGCCATAGTCGGGCCGTTCCCGTCCTGGTGGCTCTTCAACTTCTTGCTGCTCGTCCTTCAGTTGCTGCACGTCATCTGGTCCTACCTCATATCCCGTATAGCTCTCAAAGCCGTGCTGCGCGGCAAG GTGTGTAACGACGTCCGCAGCGACATTGAGAGCAGCTCAGAAGAAGAGGCCTCCTCGCCCGCAGCAGGACACAAGACTTCAGCTCATTCTCCCAAGGGACAAAACGGCACCAACGGCCACTGTGCTGCTGCCGCCAAGGCCCAGGCGCAGAACCACTGCAGCTGGTGA
- the LOC118309466 gene encoding cytochrome c oxidase assembly protein COX14 homolog, with amino-acid sequence MVTGKRLADIGYRTFSASMMLLTVYGGYLCVMRGYRYVQRQNQLKVAAENQDPGTIKD; translated from the coding sequence ATGGTGACTGGAAAGCGTCTGGCCGACATCGGCTATCGGACCTTCTCCGCCTCGATGATGCTGCTGACGGTGTACGGCGGATACCTGTGTGTCATGCGAGGATACCGCTACGTGCAGCGGCAAAACCAGCTGAAAGTGGCAGCGGAAAACCAGGATCCTGGAACCATCAAAGACTGA
- the LOC118309463 gene encoding pre-miRNA 5'-monophosphate methyltransferase, giving the protein MATCSPGGDSVDETNDPGAAPYGNFINYYTFNPPENRLSLIPATLLQDLGYGRGHGTTLMLDVGCNSGDLSVAFYKHVVEEPVCEVDVHLLGFDLDEALIERAQQANPLPGSISFIPLDITTDTEQLQDYLTGRGCSHFHLSLCLAVTMWVHLNQGDSGLLKLLSRLASISQHLLLEAQPWKCYRSAARRLRKLGRSDFDNFKTLKIRGDMAEHAREHLEGHCGMELIQSYGSTVWDRKLLLFRRR; this is encoded by the exons ATGGCAACATGTTCGCCGGGCGGTGATTCTGTTGATGAAACTAATGATCCAGGAGCAGCTCCGTATGGCAACTTCATCAACTATTACACCTTCAACCCTCCGGAGAACCGCCTGAGCCTGATTCCAGCCACACTCCTCCAGGATCTAGGTTACGGCCGCGGACACGGGACCACACTGATGCTGGACGTGGGCTGTAATTCAGGG GACCTGAGTGTAGCCTTTTATAAGCATGTGGTGGAGGAGCCCGTGTGTGAAGTGGACGTTCATCTCCTGGGCTTCGACCTGGACGAGGCTCTGATCGAGCGGGCTCAGCAGGCCAACCCTCTGCCCGGCAGcatctccttcatccctctggACATCACTACGGACACCGAGCAGCTGCAGGATTACCTCACCGGACGTGGCTGCTCTCACTTCCACCTGAGTCTGTGCCTGGCCGTCACCATGTGGGTCCACTTAAACCAAGGAGACTCGGGCCTGCTGAAGCTCCTCTCTCGCCTGGCCTCCATCAGCCAGCACCTCCTGCTGGAGGCCCAGCCCTGGAAGTGCTACCGCTCGGCTGCCCGGCGGCTGAGGAAGCTGGGCCGCTCCGACTTTGACAACTTCAAGACGCTGAAGATTCGGGGGGACATGGCAGAACACGCCAGGGAGCATCTGGAGGGACACTGCGGCATGGAGCTCATCCAGAGTTACGGCAGCACCGTATGGGACCgaaaactgctgctgttcaggaggagatga